From Mytilus edulis chromosome 9, xbMytEdul2.2, whole genome shotgun sequence, the proteins below share one genomic window:
- the LOC139487595 gene encoding alpha-(1,3)-fucosyltransferase 10-like, producing the protein MHRKWRRLILYSVITTIVLVVGSYCYEIFLTEKSLRDVCTNEDDCATRQTKDMELNRENLEILSKQSHAESNTPLSYESSPNSEQTLERSNERHPFVPVDDFKGKEEFEQLDSEPTSTTNNPNSNEDSYQYPLLRKSGLSTDTQVQGIEKQDQVATYSTRDNIKLSNIRKQTPAIPKLLWWDFYSHGTGKDDVITCKQGVKCHVVSNRNWTDHPDTMAIIHYGTHFYFMDLPKHRRKEVTWAVIHEESPKNADFLFNHEEILSLFNYTATFKRESDYPITTHFLPSMSYLQSKQYLVSTQDKNRYQKEENLAAIFYIHSDCNVPSNRDVYVELLQKFIRVDSYGKCNNNKALPDSLTFGKSMAPMTSKEFYELAAKYKFTLAMENAVCDDYITEKLWRPFHLGSVPIVFGSPKIKDYLPNKKSAVVINDFDDVEKLAAFIKYLDRNDTAYEEYLQYKEPGGLKNTFLIDSVNKREWSKYHDQTKPFYSLFSGFECYICEEMHKNIDTIKSGKVLPIKIAKLDHYGCPPPKRFSDKGQYTVIDPRFSYFWYEGKYRAKAFRYFYDKNLNFTEKDIATLAKSFRQEYMDDG; encoded by the exons ATGCACAG GAAGTGGCGaagattaattctatattcagtGATTACAACAATAGTTTTAGTAGTTGGTtcatattgttatgaaatatttttaactg AGAAATCATTAAGAGACGTCTGTACGAATGAAGATGACTGTGCAACAAGACAAACTAAAGATATGGAACTTAATAGGGAAAATTTGGAAATCTTATCCAAGCAAAGTCATGCTGAAAGTAATACACCCTTGAGTTACGAATCGAGTCCTAATAGTGAGCAAACTTTAGAGAGGAGTAATGAAAGACATCCATTTGTGCCGGTTGATGACTTTAAAGGGAAGGAAGAGTTCGAACAACTTGATTCAGAACCTACCTCCACAACAAATAATCCAAATTCTAACGAAGATTCATATCAATATCCTTTACTTAGAAAATCAGGACTATCAACAGACACACAAGTTCAGGGAATAGAAAAGCAGGATCAAGTTGCAACATATTCAACACGTGATAATATAAAACTGTCAAATATACGAAAACAAACTCCTGCTATACCAAAATTATTGTGGTGGGACTTTTATTCACATGGCACAGGAAAAGATGACGTCATTACTTGTAAACAAGGTGTCAAATGTCACGTGGTATCAAACCGAAATTGGACTGATCACCCAGATACAATg GCAATCATTCATTATGgaacacatttttatttcatgGATCTACCAAAACATCGAAGAAAGGAAGTCACGTGGGCTGTCATTCACGAAGAATCTCCGAAAAATGCCGATTTTCTATTCAATCACGAAGAGATACTATCTCTTTTTAATTACACTGCTACCTTCAAACGTGAATCTGACTATCCAATCACTACTCATTTTCTACCAAGCATGTCCTACCTACAGAGTAAACAATACCTTGTGTCAACACAAGATAAAAACAGGtatcaaaaagaagaaaatttagcggcaatattttatattcataGTGACTGCAATGTACCTTCCAACAGAGATGTATACGTAGAGTTACTACAGAAATTTATACGAGTAGACTCGTATGgtaaatgtaacaataataaagcTTTGCCAGACAG TTTAACATTCGGTAAAAGCATGGCCCCAATGACTTCCAAAGAATTCTACGAACTTGCAGCCAAATACAAGTTTACTTTAGCAATGGAAAACGCAGTATGTGATGATtatataactgaaaaattatGGAGACCATTTCATTTAGGATCCGTTCCTATAGTATTTGGATCACCGAAAATTAAA GATTATTTACCAAACAAGAAATCTGCAGTTGTCATAAATGATTTTGATGATGTGGAAAAGCTTGCAGCCTTTATTAAATATTTAGATAGAAACGATACTGCATACGAGGAATATTTACAGTATAAAGAACCCGGAGGTTTGAAAAATACTTTCCTGATTGATTCAGTAAACAAAAGAGAATGGTCGAAATACCATGATCAGACAAAACCATTTTATTCGCTATTTTCTGGGTTTGAGTGTTACATTTGTGAGGAGATGCACAAAAATATCGATACCATTAAATCAGGAAAAGTACTTCCGATAAAAATAGCCAAACTTGACCATTATGGCTGTCCACCACCGAAGAGGTTCAGTGATAAAGGTCAATATACTGTAATTGACCCAAGGTTTTCATATTTTTGGTATGAAGGAAAGTATAGAGCAAAAGCTTTCCGGTATTTTTACGATAAGaacttaaattttacagaaaaagatATAGCTACTCTGGCTAAATCGTTTCGTCAAGAATATATGGATGATGGGTAA
- the LOC139487598 gene encoding fatty acyl-CoA hydrolase precursor, medium chain-like encodes MRPATMEHLLTFVSLMVSSVNSEYIVTVQTNLGPVKGIASTVSFDNNTHAYTVFKKIPYAKPPVGDLRFKDPASYGPWNGTLDATQFGPSCYQQYTPGYDGFLPNLKLSEDCLFLNIYVPSSASVNNKKSVMIWIHGGGYVVGQGMFYDGSFLSTIGDVIVVTLNYRLDVFGFFTTSDGMAGGNYGFNDQRKAIQWVNDNIESFGGDTQSITLFGESAGGFSVGLQAIYPANKGLFHRIIEQSGTGNSFFSDTPKHFLGSEMVIQSLNCSNGTPSERTLCMQSKSAEEILNASISLPVFGSGSLDIHEISYWAPYFKKDPRKLMRNPRSPAVEFFRSLDVIIGTCASEGTLLLQQLELFQNKLPFNLSQGITSDFMCKHIVQPLTEDLYNNSTAIRSAMCQKYQNKSSIADQGQNVINLFSDLFFHSPAVQSLNIHAINNNTTKQFQYVNERRSIFSSFLGRYPWFKGAGHGDELPYIFPFQLPSLPSATDDDISFSLKMMKYWSNFAKTGNVNGNGVPEWPEYDLVTKKFSLLDVNPVIQNNLYKDRMDFWLTQIPALKSGTTPCTTPECIFG; translated from the exons atgAGACCTGCCACTATGGAACATTTGCTAACTTTTGTGTCACTTATGGTTTCATCAGTGAACAGTGAATATATAGTTACCGTTCAAACAAATCTTGGTCCGGTCAAAGGAATCGCATCAACAGTATCATTTGACAATAACACACACGCTTATACTGTTTTCAAGAAAATACCATACGCTAAACCACCAGTCGGAGATCTTCGATTTAAAGATCCAGCTTCATATGGTCCATGGAATGGAACATTAGATGCAACACAATTCGGTCCATCGTGTTATCAACAATACACTCCAGGCTATGATGGATTCTTGCCAAATCTAAAGCTGAGCGAAGACTGTCTATTTTTGAATATTTACGTACCTTCTAGTGCCTcggttaataataaaaaatcagttATGATATGGATTCATGGCGGTGGATATGTTGTTGGACAGGGTATGTTTTACGACGGTTCTTTCCTAAGTACCATTGGTGATGTGATTGTTGTAACTTTAAACTATAGGTTGGATGTGTTTGGATTTTTTACAACTTCAGACGGTATGGCAGGTGGTAATTATGGTTTCAATGATCAGAGAAAAGCAATTCAGTGGGTTAACGATAATATTGAAAGTTTTGGTGGTGATACACAATCCATTACTTTGTTCGGAGAATCGGCCGGTGGATTCAGTGTAGGCTTGCAAGCAATATATCCAGCAAACAAGGGACTTTTCCATCGGATAATTGAGCAAAGTGGTACAGGTAACAGCTTTTTTTCTGATACCCCTAAACATTTCTTAGGAAGTGAAATGGTAATTCAGTCACTTAACTGTAGTAATGGTACGCCGTCTGAACGCACATTGTGCATGCAAAGTAAAAGTGCTGAAGAAATTCTAAATGCATCGATATCACTACCCGTGTTTGGTTCAGGGTCACTAGATATTCATGAAATCAGTTACTGGGCACCATATTTCAAAAAGGACCCAAGGAAATTAATGCGAAATCCGCGTTCCCCTGCCGTTGAGTTCTTTAGATCGTTAGACGTTATCATAGGAACATGTGCATCAGAAGGGACATTATTGCTGCAACAACTGGAACTATTTCAGAACAAGTTACCTTTCAACTTATCACAAGGTATAACATCTGATTTTATGTGTAAGCATATTGTTCAGCCACTTACTGAAGATTTATATAATAACAGTACTGCTATACGTAGTGCTATgtgtcaaaaatatcaaaataaaagctCAATTGCTGATCAAGGACAAAATGTTATAAACTTGTTTAGTGACTTATTTTTCCATAGTCCAGCAGTACAAAGTTTGAACATTCATGCCATAAACAATAATACAACTAAACAGTTTCAGTATGTCAACGAAAGACGATCTATATTTTCGAGTTTCCTCGGCCGTTACCCATGGTTTAAGGGAGCAGGTCATGGTGATGAATTACCATATATTTTCCCATTCCAATTACCATCATTGCCCTCTGCAACCGATGATGACATTTCTTTCAGTCTGAAGATGATGAAATACTGGAGTAATTTTGCAAAGACTGG GAATGTCAACGGTAATGGTGTACCAGAATGGCCAGAGTATGACCTTGTAACAAAGAAGTTTTCTCTTCTCGATGTCAATCCGGTGATACAGAATAACTTGTACAAAGACCGAATGGACTTTTGGTTAACTCAGATACCCGCCTTAAAATCTGGAACAACGCCTTGTACTACGCCAGAGTGTATATTTGGATAA
- the LOC139489423 gene encoding alpha-(1,3)-fucosyltransferase 10-like: protein MSNTTGATCGAGSTYPLGAPEITPSFCWGYCCSVPPELKLKLGFHVEEQLNPKGEEPIIIWWSFFSNHSTSFYASCEDVKCFVTNKKEYQDNQRNKAFLFDGTFLKPNDLPLPRQPDDLWGLFQEESPKNNYLLSHSEVMDLFNITSTFKRDSTFPILLRDVKSIEWLESSKYFVPTPKKNKYLAELSPVVYVHSDCNPPSGRDDFVKELMKYIKVDSYGKCLHNKDLPKSLIDPLPGMFDTKFYKLMAKYKFTLAMENSICDDYITEKLWRPLHLGSVPIVLGSPKVQDFLPSNHSAIIIMDISSPKKLAGFIKLLNNNDDMYNEYTAWKKTGVTNTYLKNALQKRNFIDPHLRFQCNICKILHENKRRKTSGLPIFRYRSNHSHYGCPGPLNFDPKVKPKPFESIYRHLYYQSVFEAKAVSHFAKLNRKVTSNEYLSRIYSNV, encoded by the exons atgagcaacacgacgggtgccacgtgtggagcaggatctacttaccctttaggcgcacctgagatcacccccagtttttgctGGGGTTATTGTTGCTCAGTc CCTCCAGAATTAAAGCTGAAACTTGGTTTTCACGTTGAAGAACAGTTAAATCCAAAAGGGGAAG AACCTATAATTATATGGTGGAGTTTCTTTTCAAATCACAGTACAAGTTTTTATGCAAGCTGTGAAGATGTTAAATGCTTcgtaacaaataaaaaagaataccAAGACAACCAAAGAAATAAG GCTTTCTTGTTTGATGGCACATTTCTTAAGCCGAACGACCTTCCACTACCCCGTCAACCAGATGATTTATGGGGTCTATTTCAAGAAGAATCCCCGAAGAATAACTACTTACTTTCCCATTCTGAAGTCATGGACCTGTTCAACATTACCAGCACATTTAAGAGAGACTCAACTTTCCCAATACTGCTCCGTGATGTAAAAAGTATAGAATGGTTAGAGAGTAGTAAATATTTTGTACCAACGCCCAAGAAAAACAAATACTTAGCAGAACTATCTCCAGTAGTATATGTGCACAGTGACTGTAATCCGCCATCTGGAAGGGATGATTTTGTCAAAGAGTTGATGAAGTATATTAAAGTTGACTCCTACGGAAAATGTCTGCATAACAAGGACTTACCTAAAAG TCTAATAGATCCCCTGCCTGGAATGTTTGATACAAAGTTCTACAAGCTAATGGCTAAATACAAGTTCACCCTTGCAATGGAGAATTCTATATGTGATGACTACATTACAGAGAAGTTATGGAGACCGTTACACCTCGGTTCAGTTCCTATTGTTTTAGGTTCTCCTAAAGTACAG GACTTTCTTCCGTCAAACCATTCAGCTATAATAATAATGGATATAAGCTCACCTAAAAAACTAGCTGGTTTTATAAAGCTCTTGAACAATAATGATGACATGTATAACGAATATACAGCATGGAAGAAGACAGGTGTCACCAATACATATTTAAAGAATGCTCTTCAAAAACGAAATTTCATAGATCCCCATTTGCGTTTCCagtgtaatatttgtaaaattttacatgaAAACAAAAGGAGAAAGACATCAGGACTTCCTATTTTTAGATACAGATCAAATCATAGTCATTATGGGTGTCCTGGTCCTTTGAACTTTGATCCCAAAGTTAAACCGAAACCTTTTGAAAGCATATATAGACATTTATATTATCAGTCTGTCTTTGAGGCTAAGGCTGTATCCCATTTTGCCAAGCTTAATCGAAAAGTAACTTCAAATGAATACTTATCTAGAATTTATAGCAACGTCTAG